Proteins encoded within one genomic window of Methanothrix harundinacea 6Ac:
- a CDS encoding FeoA family protein, with the protein MAEKRLDEMERGERGKVIEISSCGSLRSKIMEMGIVRGAEIEMVRSAPSAIPWSFF; encoded by the coding sequence ATGGCTGAGAAACGGTTGGACGAGATGGAGCGGGGGGAGAGGGGGAAGGTGATCGAGATATCATCCTGCGGCTCCCTCCGCTCGAAGATCATGGAGATGGGGATCGTGAGGGGCGCAGAGATCGAGATGGTTCGAAGCGCCCCCTCGGCGATCCCCTGGAGTTTCTTCTGA
- a CDS encoding DUF1538 domain-containing protein, translated as MRDIFKDALKEVVQSILPISLVVLLIQLFLVGSPPEKIATFLLSAFMVGLGFTFFLMGVKVGMLPMGEAIGGELAKHGSVLFLVLVTFVISFLATLAEPDVRVLTSTITSVSGEVISRVALLVSIAFGVGIFVVLSMLRIVYGVPIKYLYAGSYLLVIALSFFTPPDYLAISFDSGGVTTGPMTVPLILALGTGVASVMAGRSALSDGFGLIGFASIGPILGVMLLGVLLA; from the coding sequence ATGAGGGATATATTCAAGGACGCTCTGAAGGAGGTGGTCCAGTCGATCCTTCCCATCAGCCTCGTCGTCCTCCTGATCCAGCTCTTCCTCGTCGGCTCACCCCCGGAGAAGATAGCCACCTTCCTCCTGAGCGCGTTCATGGTGGGGCTAGGATTCACCTTCTTTCTGATGGGGGTGAAGGTCGGGATGCTTCCGATGGGAGAGGCGATCGGGGGGGAGCTCGCAAAACACGGGTCGGTCCTCTTCCTCGTCCTCGTGACCTTCGTCATATCCTTCCTGGCCACCTTGGCCGAGCCGGACGTCCGGGTCCTGACGAGCACGATAACCTCCGTATCCGGCGAGGTGATCTCCAGGGTTGCCCTCCTCGTCTCCATCGCCTTCGGCGTCGGGATCTTCGTCGTCCTCTCGATGCTCCGGATCGTCTACGGCGTCCCGATAAAGTACCTCTACGCCGGAAGCTACCTATTGGTCATCGCCCTCTCCTTCTTCACCCCTCCCGATTATCTCGCCATATCCTTCGACTCCGGGGGGGTGACCACCGGCCCCATGACCGTCCCCCTGATCCTCGCCCTCGGCACCGGCGTAGCCTCGGTGATGGCGGGGAGGTCGGCCCTGTCGGACGGCTTCGGCCTCATCGGCTTCGCCTCCATAGGTCCCATCCTGGGCGTGATGCTCCTGGGGGTGCTCCTGGCTTGA
- a CDS encoding metal-dependent transcriptional regulator, which translates to MMSKLSRKAEDYLEAIFEISEEKGYARVRDISQKLDIRPPSVVEMVKKLDDLGYVVHKKQEGVFLTPKGEEIGRVIKDRHDTIKAFLMLINVPEPIADKDACIMEHKLDTKTVEQIKNLVKFVQLSSDRPPWLDHFEVFCRTGEHVCGSGGCISRRRIAETSSD; encoded by the coding sequence ATGATGAGCAAACTATCACGAAAAGCAGAGGACTATCTGGAAGCGATCTTCGAAATATCGGAGGAGAAGGGGTACGCTAGGGTGCGGGATATATCCCAGAAGCTTGATATCAGGCCCCCGAGCGTCGTCGAGATGGTTAAGAAGCTGGACGATCTGGGCTACGTCGTCCACAAGAAGCAGGAGGGGGTGTTCTTGACCCCCAAGGGCGAGGAGATAGGTAGGGTGATAAAGGATCGGCACGACACCATAAAGGCGTTTTTGATGCTGATCAACGTCCCCGAGCCGATAGCAGATAAGGACGCGTGCATCATGGAGCACAAGCTGGATACAAAGACCGTAGAACAGATAAAAAATTTGGTTAAGTTCGTCCAGCTCAGCTCAGACCGACCGCCGTGGCTGGACCATTTCGAAGTATTCTGCAGGACGGGAGAGCACGTCTGCGGGTCTGGGGGTTGCATCTCTCGCCGGCGAATCGCCGAGACCAGCTCCGATTGA
- a CDS encoding class I SAM-dependent methyltransferase has product MVTCIRYCSVARDKFEGYLDQMGIDLEGRILDVACGPVSLACLYDDVCGHDNSPAFVEHLVERGIPARLADITDLDYPSESFSYVVSLNPPMKPFRRRGDPRAGVRRFVEEMLRIARKRVIIRSGPMMDFLPPEWDHLVERRGRNYVVYRAEDFGTSSVSPLCGPSLSSGCRS; this is encoded by the coding sequence TTGGTGACTTGTATCCGATATTGTTCCGTAGCCCGAGATAAGTTCGAGGGGTACCTGGACCAGATGGGGATAGATCTGGAGGGGAGGATCCTGGACGTGGCCTGCGGGCCGGTATCCCTGGCCTGCCTCTACGACGACGTCTGCGGCCACGACAACTCCCCCGCCTTCGTAGAGCATCTCGTCGAACGGGGGATACCGGCCCGGCTCGCCGACATAACCGACCTCGATTATCCGTCGGAGAGCTTCTCTTACGTCGTCTCATTAAACCCGCCGATGAAGCCCTTCCGCAGGCGGGGCGACCCCCGGGCCGGGGTGAGGAGGTTTGTGGAGGAGATGCTCCGGATAGCGAGGAAGAGGGTGATCATCAGAAGCGGCCCCATGATGGACTTTCTGCCGCCAGAATGGGACCACCTGGTGGAGCGGCGGGGGAGGAACTACGTGGTATATCGGGCCGAAGACTTTGGGACGTCTTCGGTTTCCCCGCTCTGTGGACCTTCTCTTTCATCAGGATGCCGATCCTGA
- a CDS encoding GerW family sporulation protein, whose translation MTEVEALLKATIGEMERLLATKTVIGEPITAGGKTVIPLLSVGAGFGAGAGAGKEDEGTGGGAGGGFGIKPVAVIIIEEESVRVEPVEKKPGSLIEQLADKIPSLIKKEIDEREERKGKEKEAEEKSGGEKGKGKEIKVE comes from the coding sequence ATGACCGAAGTTGAAGCTCTCTTGAAGGCCACCATCGGAGAGATGGAGAGGCTCCTCGCCACCAAGACCGTCATCGGCGAGCCGATCACCGCCGGAGGAAAGACCGTGATACCCCTCTTGAGCGTCGGCGCCGGCTTCGGGGCCGGGGCGGGCGCGGGGAAGGAGGACGAAGGAACGGGGGGCGGCGCCGGTGGCGGCTTCGGCATCAAGCCCGTCGCCGTTATCATCATCGAGGAGGAGTCGGTCCGGGTCGAGCCCGTCGAGAAGAAGCCGGGCTCCCTCATCGAGCAGCTGGCGGATAAGATCCCCTCGCTGATAAAGAAGGAGATCGATGAGAGGGAGGAGAGGAAGGGGAAGGAGAAGGAGGCGGAGGAGAAGAGCGGAGGGGAGAAGGGGAAGGGAAAGGAGATCAAGGTCGAGTAG
- a CDS encoding FeoB small GTPase domain-containing protein, which produces MTTVAIIGNPNVGKTELFNRLTGMKQHVGNWPGVTVEKKTGKLVHRGEEIEVVDLPGTYSLAATAKDELVSRSYILEERPDVVVDIVDATSLERNLYLTLLLLELEANLVVALNRWDMARERGIVIDTEKLSELLGVPVVPTVAPSGEGVERLKDAVLEAAKAEGGKRKIVVGYGEEAEIAIAEVEDAVRKDAELSRRYPPRWLAIRLLEDDEHVLKLIETSPHQRTIRAAVR; this is translated from the coding sequence ATGACGACGGTGGCCATCATCGGAAACCCCAACGTCGGAAAGACGGAGCTCTTCAACCGGCTCACCGGCATGAAGCAGCACGTCGGCAACTGGCCCGGGGTCACCGTGGAGAAGAAGACGGGAAAGCTCGTCCATCGGGGCGAGGAGATCGAGGTCGTCGACCTTCCGGGGACCTACAGCCTCGCCGCCACGGCAAAGGACGAGCTCGTATCCAGGAGCTACATCCTGGAGGAGAGGCCGGACGTGGTGGTGGACATCGTCGACGCCACCAGCCTCGAGAGGAACCTCTACCTCACCCTTCTTCTCCTGGAGCTGGAGGCGAACCTGGTGGTGGCCCTCAACCGCTGGGACATGGCCCGGGAGAGGGGGATCGTCATCGATACGGAGAAGCTCTCCGAGCTTCTGGGGGTGCCCGTCGTCCCCACCGTCGCCCCATCGGGCGAGGGGGTGGAGAGGCTGAAAGATGCGGTGCTGGAGGCGGCTAAGGCCGAAGGAGGGAAGAGGAAGATTGTGGTCGGATACGGCGAGGAGGCGGAGATCGCCATAGCCGAGGTCGAGGACGCCGTCCGCAAAGATGCGGAGCTATCGAGGAGATACCCGCCCCGGTGGCTGGCCATAAGGTTGCTCGAAGATGACGAGCATGTGCTGAAGCTGATAGAGACGAGCCCTCATCAGAGAACGATCAGAGCGGCGGTGAGATGA
- a CDS encoding S26 family signal peptidase has product MKLLEWLKGEGQVQGFIRDLIFVAAVVGGISILSQVTLGVWTPMVAVESGSMYPNMKVGDIIVIQGASRTEVIPWDEGEAENYTTFNNPGNVILYRPYGKDKLTLADQAAHVLLRRPYPPDKATPVIHRAMRWVDEGEPMWEGGPAAPFAGYITKGDNNSEIDQNAGQLLGVVKESYFNDQMAKGLIEEVGNGTYLDHEFGYVFVRRGGETYVIFGINYLMPVHEDWVIGVARFRIPVVGYVRLLPNIIGNEMRELLS; this is encoded by the coding sequence ATGAAACTTCTAGAGTGGCTCAAGGGAGAGGGGCAGGTCCAGGGCTTCATCCGGGATCTGATATTCGTCGCCGCGGTGGTGGGCGGCATATCGATATTATCTCAGGTGACCCTGGGGGTCTGGACCCCCATGGTGGCGGTGGAGTCGGGGAGCATGTACCCCAACATGAAGGTCGGGGACATCATTGTGATCCAGGGGGCCTCCAGGACCGAGGTCATCCCCTGGGATGAGGGAGAGGCCGAGAACTACACCACCTTCAACAACCCCGGAAACGTCATCCTCTACCGGCCCTACGGCAAGGATAAGCTGACCCTGGCCGACCAGGCGGCTCACGTCCTCCTCCGGCGCCCCTACCCCCCCGACAAGGCCACCCCCGTCATCCACCGGGCGATGCGATGGGTCGACGAGGGGGAGCCGATGTGGGAGGGGGGCCCCGCCGCCCCCTTCGCCGGCTATATCACCAAGGGGGACAACAACTCCGAGATCGACCAGAACGCAGGCCAGCTCCTCGGCGTCGTCAAGGAGAGCTACTTCAACGACCAGATGGCGAAGGGGTTGATCGAGGAGGTGGGGAACGGCACCTACCTCGACCATGAGTTCGGCTACGTCTTCGTGAGGAGGGGGGGCGAGACCTACGTCATCTTCGGGATAAACTACCTGATGCCGGTCCACGAGGACTGGGTCATCGGGGTCGCGCGGTTCAGGATCCCGGTCGTCGGATACGTGAGGCTCCTGCCGAACATCATCGGAAATGAGATGAGAGAGCTTCTCAGCTGA
- a CDS encoding P-II family nitrogen regulator produces MKCETDLSLIVTIVKKGWGDEILCASMDAGAEGGTILFGRGVGVREQKKLLNIMIEPEKEVVLTVVSTCEADRVLEAVVKAGKLEEPGKGIAFELRIDKLLGRAHKAGVGGIAEGDKGEPGEKDPPLEDG; encoded by the coding sequence ATGAAGTGCGAGACTGATCTCTCCCTCATCGTCACCATCGTCAAGAAGGGATGGGGCGATGAGATCCTCTGCGCCTCCATGGATGCTGGCGCCGAGGGGGGGACGATCCTCTTCGGGAGGGGCGTCGGAGTTCGCGAGCAGAAGAAGCTCTTGAACATCATGATCGAGCCGGAGAAGGAGGTGGTCCTGACCGTAGTCTCCACCTGTGAGGCGGACCGGGTCCTCGAGGCGGTGGTGAAGGCGGGAAAGCTCGAGGAGCCGGGGAAGGGGATAGCGTTTGAGCTGAGGATCGATAAGCTCCTCGGCAGGGCCCATAAAGCTGGAGTTGGGGGCATCGCCGAAGGCGATAAAGGGGAGCCCGGAGAGAAGGATCCGCCCCTGGAGGATGGTTAG
- a CDS encoding ketopantoate reductase family protein produces the protein MKALIYGGGAVGLGIASCLILSGAKVDIIAREGTVSALRKGGLARTGIFGSVEVGPEGFGAFASLDELLRLGGRRLQDGGLNRDRDFGCDYDYVLICTKSHGSPAAAADLSRHRKILGDGGKIVLFQNGWGNAEIFAEHFPKDQIYSARVITGFSRPENNVVEVTVHADSIHLGSLFGSDLAPMAPLGEAITTGGIPAEVVPEVGKDLWAKMLYNCALNPLGAIFGVPYGDLAEVSASREIMEALIGEIFAVMEAAGYRTHWSTPDEYRAVFYEKLLPPTARHESSTLQDIRAKKSTEIEALSGAVVRLGEEVGVPTPTNATLYRMVKFMEARNLSAGYGNGS, from the coding sequence ATGAAGGCTTTGATCTACGGGGGCGGCGCCGTCGGGCTGGGGATTGCAAGCTGCCTGATTTTGTCCGGCGCGAAGGTCGATATAATCGCGCGAGAGGGGACGGTCTCCGCCCTGAGAAAGGGGGGCCTGGCCAGGACCGGGATCTTCGGCTCCGTCGAGGTCGGGCCGGAGGGGTTCGGGGCCTTCGCCTCCCTGGACGAGCTTCTCCGGCTCGGAGGGCGACGGCTCCAGGACGGCGGGCTCAACCGGGACCGCGACTTTGGCTGCGACTACGACTACGTCCTCATCTGCACCAAGTCCCACGGCTCCCCGGCCGCCGCCGCAGACCTCTCCCGCCACCGGAAGATCCTCGGCGACGGTGGCAAGATCGTCCTCTTCCAGAACGGCTGGGGGAACGCCGAGATCTTCGCGGAGCATTTCCCGAAGGATCAGATCTACAGCGCCCGGGTGATCACCGGCTTTTCAAGGCCCGAAAATAACGTCGTCGAGGTGACCGTCCACGCCGACTCGATCCACCTCGGGAGCCTCTTCGGCTCGGACCTCGCGCCGATGGCGCCTCTCGGGGAGGCGATCACAACGGGCGGGATCCCCGCCGAGGTCGTCCCGGAGGTGGGAAAGGACCTCTGGGCGAAGATGCTCTACAACTGCGCCCTGAACCCCCTGGGAGCGATCTTCGGCGTCCCCTACGGCGACCTGGCCGAGGTCTCTGCATCCCGGGAGATCATGGAGGCCCTCATCGGAGAGATCTTCGCAGTGATGGAGGCGGCGGGGTACCGGACCCACTGGTCGACCCCCGATGAGTACAGGGCCGTCTTCTACGAGAAGCTGCTGCCGCCGACGGCGAGGCACGAGTCCTCGACCCTCCAGGACATCCGGGCGAAAAAATCGACGGAGATCGAGGCCCTCAGCGGGGCCGTCGTCCGCCTCGGCGAAGAGGTCGGAGTCCCCACCCCCACCAACGCCACCCTCTACAGGATGGTGAAGTTCATGGAGGCGAGGAACCTCTCGGCGGGATATGGGAACGGCTCCTAG
- a CDS encoding DNA-directed DNA polymerase II small subunit, whose protein sequence is MREIVKRFAEEGYMIDPEALALIASYPGPRDELVEGVIRGLDPTTLVVGAPDVERWTRWTDDVGGAGSLPKTPAPSRGGGSLPEASPPFSREIPPSPPSLRGGGDLLAGAFATAGAVGAPPSPPSELTTPQKASHPASAPVVELSPPPLRGGGGSLNLPATETGGGSFGLKDAPNPGPEGGSGVLRRSSPIPSGTEGSQVIGPGPVPGSAAPEELRLPGPPAPLEALRDITGRSTCVGEYQDFVRYFRDRYSRIREILAGRLNARPIESLGRGDLAGREISIIGMVMEVRTSAKGNRVVELEDPTGMVTAIFQKGVPGSEEVETLVSDEVVGVTGTTDGKGRFFAKALLRPDLQARSAAAFGEGGALLLSDVHVGSTYFMEDAWDRFIGWIRGEVEDPLGIASKVKYAVIAGDLVDGIGIYPGQEGDLAIKDIWEQYERAAELVAEIPDRISIVLSPGNHDVVRQAEPQPALPERLRPLFKKNVTFVGNPASFILGGVDWLVYHGRSIDDLVLKIPGLSYAEPEKAMVEMLKRRHLSPIYGNRVSIAPEEEDLLVIRRPPAVLHSGHVHTVGMARYKGVTAINSGTWQSQTDFQKKMNIQPTPAIVPYLDLSTMRARRLIFARTPRDDRSSEGPLPA, encoded by the coding sequence ATGCGGGAGATCGTTAAGAGGTTCGCCGAGGAGGGGTACATGATAGATCCGGAGGCCCTGGCGCTGATAGCCTCCTACCCCGGCCCCAGGGACGAGCTGGTGGAGGGGGTGATCCGGGGGCTCGACCCCACCACCCTGGTGGTGGGAGCCCCCGACGTCGAGCGGTGGACCCGATGGACCGATGACGTCGGGGGGGCGGGGTCCCTCCCCAAGACCCCGGCCCCTTCGAGGGGCGGTGGATCTCTCCCGGAGGCTTCGCCGCCCTTCTCCAGAGAAATTCCCCCCTCCCCCCCGTCTCTGAGGGGGGGCGGGGATCTGCTTGCTGGAGCCTTCGCGACGGCCGGAGCCGTCGGTGCTCCGCCGTCCCCCCCTTCGGAGCTCACCACCCCTCAAAAGGCATCTCATCCGGCATCGGCCCCGGTGGTGGAGCTCTCCCCCCCTCCCCTCAGAGGCGGGGGGGGCTCTCTGAATCTACCCGCCACGGAGACGGGTGGCGGCTCCTTTGGACTGAAGGATGCCCCCAATCCGGGGCCGGAAGGAGGGTCGGGGGTGTTGAGGAGATCGAGCCCGATCCCCTCTGGAACCGAGGGCTCGCAAGTCATCGGTCCCGGTCCCGTCCCCGGCTCCGCAGCTCCTGAGGAGCTCCGCCTTCCCGGCCCTCCAGCCCCCCTCGAGGCCCTCAGGGACATCACCGGGAGGTCCACCTGCGTCGGGGAGTACCAGGACTTCGTCAGGTACTTCCGGGACCGGTACTCTCGGATCCGGGAGATCCTCGCGGGGAGGCTGAACGCAAGGCCGATCGAGAGCCTCGGGCGGGGGGACCTGGCGGGGAGGGAGATCTCCATCATAGGGATGGTGATGGAGGTGAGGACGAGCGCCAAGGGGAACAGGGTGGTGGAGCTGGAGGACCCGACGGGGATGGTGACGGCGATATTCCAGAAGGGGGTTCCCGGCTCCGAGGAGGTGGAGACCCTCGTCTCCGACGAGGTGGTGGGGGTCACCGGGACGACGGACGGGAAGGGGAGGTTCTTCGCCAAGGCCCTCCTCCGCCCCGACCTCCAGGCCCGATCCGCCGCTGCTTTCGGGGAGGGGGGCGCCCTCCTCCTCTCGGACGTCCACGTCGGGTCCACCTACTTCATGGAGGATGCCTGGGATCGGTTCATCGGCTGGATCCGCGGGGAGGTGGAAGACCCCCTGGGGATAGCATCGAAGGTGAAGTACGCCGTCATCGCCGGGGACCTCGTCGACGGGATCGGGATCTACCCCGGCCAGGAGGGGGACCTGGCCATAAAGGACATCTGGGAGCAGTACGAGAGGGCGGCGGAGCTGGTGGCCGAGATCCCCGACCGGATCTCGATCGTCCTATCTCCGGGAAATCACGACGTGGTGAGGCAGGCGGAGCCCCAGCCCGCCCTCCCCGAGAGGCTGCGGCCCCTCTTCAAAAAGAACGTCACCTTCGTCGGAAACCCGGCGTCCTTCATCCTCGGAGGCGTCGACTGGCTCGTATACCACGGCCGGTCGATAGACGACCTGGTCCTGAAGATCCCGGGGCTCTCCTACGCCGAGCCGGAGAAGGCGATGGTGGAGATGCTGAAGAGAAGGCACCTCTCCCCCATATACGGCAACCGGGTCTCCATAGCCCCCGAGGAGGAGGACCTCCTGGTCATAAGGAGGCCGCCGGCGGTCCTCCACTCAGGCCACGTCCACACCGTCGGGATGGCCCGCTACAAGGGGGTGACGGCCATCAACAGCGGCACCTGGCAGTCCCAGACCGACTTCCAGAAGAAGATGAACATCCAGCCCACCCCCGCCATCGTCCCCTACCTCGACCTATCGACGATGCGGGCGAGGAGGCTGATATTCGCACGAACCCCCCGGGATGATCGGTCATCGGAGGGACCACTGCCGGCGTAG
- a CDS encoding DUF1538 domain-containing protein translates to MIAEAVEALTESSLDVLKAIIPLVLFFLVFQVFHLRYPRRHVMRLLFGIALTTVGMVLFLAGVFLGFLPTGQEMGRFFGSYEEGWVLLAVGVLLGFLATYAEPAVRVLCYQVEKASSGYIKSSLMLYTLSLGVAVLVGIGMARIHYGIPILHIVIPGYILAIILLFASDRDFVGISFDAGGVATGPMAVTFLMSVAVGAASVMEGSDPLVDGFGLIALIALAPIIFVLSLGVIIRMRKGDEG, encoded by the coding sequence TTGATCGCCGAGGCGGTGGAGGCTCTGACGGAGTCGTCTCTGGACGTCCTCAAGGCGATAATTCCTCTCGTCCTCTTCTTTCTGGTCTTCCAGGTCTTCCATCTCCGCTATCCGAGGAGGCATGTGATGAGGCTCCTCTTCGGCATCGCCCTCACCACCGTCGGGATGGTCCTCTTCCTTGCGGGGGTCTTCCTGGGCTTCCTCCCCACCGGCCAGGAGATGGGCCGATTCTTCGGAAGCTATGAAGAGGGGTGGGTGCTCCTGGCCGTCGGGGTCCTTCTGGGATTTCTCGCCACCTACGCGGAGCCGGCGGTCCGGGTCCTCTGCTACCAGGTGGAGAAGGCGTCGTCGGGGTACATCAAGTCCAGTCTGATGCTCTATACCCTATCCCTGGGGGTGGCGGTCCTGGTGGGGATCGGGATGGCGAGGATCCATTACGGGATACCCATTCTCCACATAGTAATCCCGGGCTACATCCTCGCCATCATCCTTTTATTCGCGAGCGACAGGGACTTTGTAGGGATCTCCTTCGATGCGGGGGGCGTGGCGACGGGGCCTATGGCTGTCACGTTCCTGATGTCCGTAGCCGTCGGAGCGGCGTCGGTGATGGAGGGGAGCGATCCCCTGGTGGACGGCTTCGGCCTGATCGCCCTCATCGCCCTCGCCCCCATAATCTTCGTATTGTCTTTGGGCGTAATCATTCGGATGAGGAAGGGTGATGAAGGATGA
- a CDS encoding FeoA family protein — protein MNSCGSISGGGLPLAFLLEGEEGNVVEVRGGRGLAQRLSEMGLTPSTKVLVLRSCPQGPMLISFRGSRIALGRGITMKILVSRLEGP, from the coding sequence ATGAATAGCTGCGGCTCGATCTCCGGCGGAGGGCTGCCGCTCGCCTTCCTCCTGGAGGGGGAAGAGGGGAATGTGGTGGAGGTGAGGGGCGGAAGGGGCCTGGCCCAGCGGCTCTCTGAGATGGGCCTCACCCCCTCGACGAAGGTGTTGGTTCTCAGGTCCTGTCCCCAGGGTCCGATGCTCATTTCGTTCCGCGGATCGAGGATCGCCCTGGGAAGAGGGATCACCATGAAGATTCTGGTCAGCAGATTGGAGGGTCCATGA
- the feoB gene encoding ferrous iron transport protein B, whose protein sequence is MGGFSKEDAASDLAERRYQAIADILQTAVTKGGGRWTYTDIFDHVFLHRWLGIPIFLSLLWAVFAFTFSLSEPFMVMIELLFGRLGALAEEGIANPHLASFVAGGIVDGLGSVLVFVPPIFMLFFALSILEDSGYLSRAAFVMDRLMHSLGLHGRSFIPMMMGFGCNIPAIMATRSIDGEKDRMITILVNPLISCGARLPVYVLMAGALFGAEHAGTVIFSIYLLGIALAVIMALIFRRTLFRGEPSPFVLELPAYSVPTAKAAVVHMWARGRLFLARAGTIIFGTVLVVWFLSAHPWEATGGGELIESSYIASLGHALEPIFKPFGWDWMAAVALLFGLLAKEVVVATYGILLGVEEASLGESLVSLGLFTPLTGFAFMAFVLIYVPCIATIGVIARETNSYRWAAFAMTYLVVLAFLVSGLIIGFGRMLGFS, encoded by the coding sequence ATGGGTGGATTTTCGAAAGAGGACGCGGCGTCAGACCTCGCCGAAAGGCGGTACCAGGCGATCGCGGATATTCTGCAGACCGCGGTCACCAAGGGCGGAGGCAGGTGGACCTATACCGACATCTTCGACCACGTATTCCTTCACCGGTGGCTGGGGATCCCCATATTTCTCTCCCTCCTCTGGGCCGTCTTCGCCTTCACCTTCTCTCTATCCGAGCCCTTCATGGTCATGATAGAACTCCTCTTCGGACGGCTCGGAGCTCTCGCGGAGGAGGGCATCGCAAACCCCCATCTCGCCTCTTTTGTGGCCGGGGGGATCGTTGACGGCCTCGGCTCCGTCCTGGTCTTCGTTCCGCCGATATTCATGCTCTTTTTCGCCCTCTCCATCCTCGAGGACAGCGGCTACCTCTCCCGGGCGGCCTTCGTCATGGACCGGCTGATGCACAGCCTCGGCCTTCACGGCCGCTCCTTCATCCCCATGATGATGGGCTTCGGCTGCAACATCCCGGCGATAATGGCCACCCGGTCCATCGACGGCGAGAAGGACAGGATGATCACCATCCTGGTCAATCCCCTGATCAGCTGCGGCGCGAGGCTTCCGGTCTACGTCCTCATGGCCGGCGCCCTATTCGGCGCTGAGCATGCGGGAACTGTGATCTTCTCCATATACCTCCTGGGGATCGCCCTGGCGGTCATCATGGCTCTGATATTCCGGAGGACCCTCTTCAGGGGAGAGCCGTCGCCCTTCGTCCTGGAGCTTCCGGCCTATTCGGTGCCGACGGCGAAGGCGGCGGTCGTCCACATGTGGGCGCGAGGCAGGCTGTTTCTGGCCAGAGCAGGAACCATAATATTCGGCACCGTCCTAGTCGTGTGGTTTTTATCCGCTCATCCCTGGGAGGCGACGGGCGGCGGAGAGCTGATCGAGAGCTCGTACATCGCGTCGCTGGGACACGCCCTGGAGCCGATCTTCAAGCCCTTCGGCTGGGACTGGATGGCCGCGGTCGCCCTCCTCTTCGGCCTTCTGGCCAAAGAGGTGGTGGTGGCGACCTACGGCATCCTCCTCGGCGTCGAGGAGGCGTCCCTCGGAGAATCGCTGGTCAGCCTGGGGCTCTTCACGCCCCTCACCGGATTCGCCTTCATGGCCTTCGTATTGATCTACGTCCCCTGCATCGCCACCATCGGCGTCATCGCCAGGGAGACGAACTCGTACCGGTGGGCGGCCTTTGCGATGACATATCTGGTGGTCCTGGCCTTTCTGGTCTCCGGCCTGATCATCGGCTTCGGCAGAATGCTAGGATTTTCGTGA